A genomic region of Gemmata massiliana contains the following coding sequences:
- a CDS encoding fumarylacetoacetate hydrolase family protein: MQFGKVRRAGQETVVVVEHGLARPLDMGRNPAIKTLADLLNTPDPVKTASELLDSLATADRLEGTTFRAPIDQQEVWAAGVTYKRSKIAREEESVGAAQFYDKVYSAPRPELFLKATPARVVHPGQPVRIRGDATWSVPEPELALVISPAGKIVGFTVGNDMSSRDIEGENPLYLPQAKIYKGSCSIGPLVTPVGHMPELPVVEIRLLIMRGKKIAFEGTTTLAQMARTVESLAEWLFKENEFPNGAILLTGTGIVPPDEFTLQSGDDVSITISGIGTLQNPVA, translated from the coding sequence ATGCAATTCGGTAAGGTGCGGCGCGCGGGCCAGGAGACGGTTGTAGTGGTCGAGCACGGGCTGGCGCGCCCGCTCGATATGGGGCGTAACCCCGCGATTAAGACGCTCGCGGATCTGCTCAACACCCCGGACCCGGTCAAGACCGCTAGCGAATTGCTCGACTCGCTGGCCACCGCGGACCGGCTCGAAGGCACCACGTTTCGCGCACCAATCGATCAACAGGAAGTGTGGGCGGCCGGCGTCACCTACAAGCGGAGCAAGATCGCCCGCGAAGAGGAATCGGTGGGTGCGGCGCAGTTCTACGACAAGGTCTACTCCGCCCCGCGCCCCGAACTGTTCCTCAAAGCGACCCCGGCGCGGGTCGTTCACCCGGGGCAGCCGGTGCGCATCCGCGGTGACGCGACCTGGAGCGTTCCCGAGCCGGAACTCGCGCTGGTGATCTCGCCCGCGGGGAAGATCGTCGGGTTCACGGTCGGCAACGACATGAGTTCGCGCGACATTGAGGGCGAGAACCCGCTGTACCTGCCGCAAGCGAAAATCTACAAGGGTTCGTGCTCGATCGGGCCGCTCGTTACGCCCGTCGGCCACATGCCGGAGCTCCCCGTGGTGGAGATCCGATTGCTCATCATGCGGGGGAAGAAGATCGCGTTCGAGGGGACGACGACGCTCGCACAAATGGCCCGCACCGTCGAGAGCCTCGCGGAGTGGCTGTTCAAGGAGAACGAGTTCCCGAACGGTGCGATCCTACTCACCGGCACCGGGATCGTGCCGCCCGACGAATTCACGCTCCAGTCGGGCGACGACGTGAGCATCACCATCAGCGGCATCGGCACGCTGCAAAACCCGGTCGCGTGA